A section of the Malania oleifera isolate guangnan ecotype guangnan chromosome 2, ASM2987363v1, whole genome shotgun sequence genome encodes:
- the LOC131147680 gene encoding zinc finger BED domain-containing protein RICESLEEPER 2-like, with the protein MNMLIFVASVLDPRRKLGFVQYALSTMYEGDKGLLVGKKVQDTTMELFAEYKKLSQSKNEESNRSETSSSTCSTASTGQGEAVERKFKVLYQKYKTQIGGGDNKSELDRYLGEDCEEDVEGFDILEWWRLNSQRFPVLSHMVRDVLAVPISTVASESAFSTGGRVLDAFRSSLTPKIVQALICTQDWIRGSHTPIKVEEDIDDLENLEKELSKVALESTIGE; encoded by the exons atgaatatgttgatttttgttgCATCTGTTCTTGACCCTAGACGTAAGTTGGGATTTGTGCAATATGCTCTTTCTACTATGTATGAAGGCGACAAAGGTTTATTAGTGGGGAAAAAGGTACAGGATACAACAATGGAATTGTTTGCTGAGTATAAAAAGTTGtcacaatctaaaaatgaagaatcaaacaGAAGTGAAACTTCAAGCTCGACTTGCTCCACAGCCTCCACTGGTCAAGGTGAAGCAGTagaacgaaagttcaaagttttgtATCAAAAGTACAAGACTCAAATTGGAGGTGGAGATAATAAATCAGAGTTGGATAGGTATTTGGGGGAGGATTGTGAAGAGGACGTGGAgggttttgatattttggagtggtggAGGTTAAATAGTCAAAGGTTTCCCGTCCTTTCACATATGGTTCGTGATGTTTTAGCAGTTCCCATCTCTACAGTTGCTTCAGAGTCTGCTTTTAGCACAGGGGGGCGTGTTCTCGATGCCTTTAGGAGTTCTTTGACTCCTAAAATTGTTCAAGCTCTTATCTGTACACAAGATTGGATTCGGGGTTCACATACTCCAATTAAGGTTGAAGAAGACATAGATgaccttgaaaatctagaaaaag AGTTGTCAAAGGTTGCATTGGAGTCCACAATTGGTGAATAA